One window from the genome of Deltaproteobacteria bacterium encodes:
- a CDS encoding lipid-transfer protein: protein MEKMLKDKTAIVGISETAFGKSLQPSELELACQAIKAALDDAGIKPSEVDALSSYTMEETLEFEVARNLGMGDITFFSQVGYGGGAGCAAVGHVSMALATGVANVGVVWRARKRSDPRKRVWAQATARITDHWKYSRPWGLLRPVDEVAMFWRRYMHLYGATRDHLANVALACRKHANRNPRAFMHERTLTRDEYMNARWISEPLCLFDNCLESDGALAVVIVRADRAEDCRQPPAYIHAWSQGLTRQHQNMTNYHGDNPMQGAMWAAGNNLWRQSDLRQHDVKVGQIYDAFTPLIPFCLEALGFCQQGEGGPFTDNGAIELGGRLPVNTSGGSLSEAYVHGMNLITEGVKQIRGTSTAQVPNAGVCLVTSAYVVPTSAMLLRR, encoded by the coding sequence ATGGAGAAGATGCTCAAGGACAAGACCGCGATCGTCGGCATCAGCGAGACGGCGTTCGGGAAGAGCCTCCAGCCATCCGAGCTGGAGCTGGCGTGTCAGGCCATCAAGGCGGCGCTCGATGACGCCGGCATCAAGCCGAGCGAGGTTGACGCGCTGAGTTCCTACACGATGGAGGAGACGCTGGAGTTCGAGGTCGCGCGCAACCTCGGTATGGGCGACATCACCTTCTTCAGCCAGGTCGGCTACGGCGGCGGCGCCGGCTGCGCTGCGGTGGGGCACGTGTCGATGGCGCTGGCCACCGGCGTCGCCAACGTCGGCGTGGTGTGGCGCGCGCGCAAGCGCAGCGATCCGCGCAAACGCGTCTGGGCACAGGCTACCGCGCGGATCACCGATCACTGGAAGTACTCGCGGCCGTGGGGACTGCTCCGGCCGGTCGACGAAGTCGCGATGTTCTGGCGGCGCTACATGCACCTCTACGGCGCCACGCGTGATCACCTGGCCAACGTCGCGCTGGCGTGCCGCAAGCACGCCAACCGCAACCCGCGCGCCTTCATGCACGAGCGCACGCTCACGCGCGACGAGTACATGAACGCGCGCTGGATCTCCGAGCCGCTGTGCCTGTTCGACAACTGCCTCGAAAGCGACGGCGCGCTGGCGGTGGTGATCGTGCGTGCCGATCGCGCCGAAGATTGCCGCCAGCCGCCGGCGTACATCCACGCCTGGTCGCAGGGCCTGACGCGCCAGCACCAGAACATGACCAACTACCACGGCGACAATCCGATGCAGGGCGCGATGTGGGCTGCCGGTAACAACCTGTGGCGGCAGTCCGATCTGCGGCAGCACGACGTCAAGGTGGGGCAGATTTACGACGCCTTCACGCCGTTGATCCCTTTCTGTCTCGAAGCGCTCGGCTTTTGCCAACAAGGCGAAGGCGGTCCGTTCACCGACAACGGCGCCATCGAGTTGGGCGGACGCCTGCCGGTCAACACCTCCGGCGGCAGCCTGTCGGAGGCCTATGTGCACGGCATGAATCTGATCACTGAAGGGGTGAAGCAAATCCGTGGCACCTCGACTGCACAGGTGCCGAATGCCGGCGTGTGCTTGGTCACCAGCGCGTACGTGGTGCCCACCAGCGCCATGCTGCTGCGGAGATAA
- a CDS encoding acyl-CoA dehydrogenase: MDLTYTAEEQAFRQEVRAWLEAHVPKTPLKSFDTRAGFQQHREWERSLNTGRWSAVNWPVEYGGRGVTLLQWLIFEEEYYRAGAPGRVNQNGIFLLGPTLMEFGTPEQKARYLPRMASGEEVWAQGWSEPNAGSDMAAIRATARKDGDHYVINGQKTWCSRGAFADWLFGIFRTDPNSERHHGLTFILVPLDAPGVTVRPIAQLDGETGFAEVFFDDARVPVENRLGPENQGWKVAMATAGFERGLMLRSPARYQNTARKLVEFYRAHADTADPCLRDAVARAWLNAESYTLNTYWTVSRLMSGGSIGAEASLNKIFWSELDLHMHETALALLGPRAELTRAAPDAGNIGDWLDGFLFALAGPIYAGTNEIQRNVIAERLLKLPKG, encoded by the coding sequence ATGGACCTCACCTACACCGCCGAAGAACAAGCCTTCCGCCAGGAAGTGCGCGCCTGGTTGGAGGCGCACGTGCCGAAGACGCCGCTGAAGTCGTTCGATACCCGCGCCGGCTTCCAGCAGCACCGCGAGTGGGAGCGCAGCTTGAACACCGGCCGCTGGTCGGCGGTGAACTGGCCGGTCGAGTACGGCGGCCGTGGGGTGACGCTGCTGCAGTGGCTGATCTTCGAGGAAGAATACTACCGCGCCGGTGCCCCGGGCCGCGTGAACCAGAACGGGATTTTCCTGCTCGGCCCGACGTTGATGGAGTTCGGTACGCCGGAACAGAAGGCGCGCTACCTGCCGCGCATGGCGTCGGGCGAAGAAGTCTGGGCGCAGGGCTGGTCGGAGCCCAACGCCGGCAGTGACATGGCCGCGATCCGCGCCACCGCGCGCAAGGACGGTGATCATTACGTCATCAACGGCCAGAAGACCTGGTGCTCGCGCGGCGCCTTCGCGGATTGGCTGTTCGGCATCTTTCGCACCGACCCGAACTCCGAGCGCCATCACGGACTGACCTTCATCCTCGTCCCGCTCGATGCGCCCGGCGTCACCGTGCGCCCGATCGCGCAGCTCGATGGTGAGACCGGCTTTGCCGAGGTGTTCTTCGACGATGCCCGCGTGCCGGTCGAGAATCGCCTGGGTCCGGAGAACCAGGGATGGAAGGTTGCGATGGCCACGGCGGGGTTCGAGCGCGGTCTGATGCTGCGCAGCCCGGCGCGCTATCAGAACACGGCCCGCAAGCTGGTCGAGTTCTACCGTGCCCATGCCGATACGGCCGACCCGTGTCTGCGCGACGCCGTTGCCCGCGCCTGGCTCAACGCGGAGTCGTATACGCTGAACACGTACTGGACGGTGTCGCGCCTGATGAGCGGCGGCAGCATCGGCGCCGAAGCGAGCTTGAATAAGATCTTCTGGTCTGAGTTGGACCTGCACATGCACGAGACCGCGCTGGCGTTGCTCGGCCCGCGTGCCGAGCTGACGCGCGCGGCGCCGGACGCCGGCAACATCGGCGACTGGCTCGACGGTTTTCTCTTCGCGCTGGCCGGCCCGATCTACGCCGGCACCAACGAGATCCAGCGCAACGTCATCGCCGAGCGCCTGCTCAAGCTGCCCAAGGGATAG
- a CDS encoding acyl-CoA/acyl-ACP dehydrogenase, with amino-acid sequence MEFRFTEDQLTFHASLRKALEKECTVAHLRALWATETGRSPERWAKLAELGLLGLLVPGEHGGLGMNEVDLVLLLEETGRVALPEPVIETAAVGAPLLAATKLAEEWLPKVAVGEAIVTFGHPLNPFVTDAHVADLLLLPHGDELHAVPRVQVALQHEPCSDASRRLFRVNWTPKAATRVAQGTDAQRLLAAALDRAALACAAQQLGIGQQMLDLGVRYATERQQFGKPIGSFQAVKHLLANVAVRIEFARPVVYRAAFSVAHETAARAVDVSHAKVAASEAAVLAAKTVHQVHGAMGYTWECDLHIWMKRAWALEAAWGTSAWHRARVAAAVIDGRGPAATFGYSAPGA; translated from the coding sequence ATGGAGTTCCGCTTTACCGAAGATCAGCTGACCTTCCACGCCAGTTTGCGAAAGGCGTTGGAGAAGGAATGCACCGTCGCGCATCTGCGCGCGCTGTGGGCGACGGAGACCGGGCGCTCGCCGGAACGCTGGGCGAAACTCGCCGAGCTGGGCTTGCTCGGGTTGCTCGTGCCCGGGGAGCATGGCGGGCTCGGGATGAACGAGGTCGATCTGGTCCTGCTGCTCGAAGAGACCGGCCGGGTGGCGTTGCCAGAACCGGTGATCGAAACGGCTGCGGTGGGTGCGCCGCTGCTCGCTGCCACGAAGCTCGCAGAGGAGTGGCTTCCGAAAGTGGCGGTCGGCGAGGCGATCGTCACTTTCGGCCATCCGCTCAATCCATTCGTCACCGACGCGCACGTGGCCGACCTGCTGCTGCTGCCGCATGGCGACGAACTCCACGCCGTGCCCCGCGTGCAGGTCGCGCTTCAGCACGAGCCGTGCAGCGATGCCTCGCGGCGGCTGTTTCGCGTCAACTGGACCCCGAAGGCGGCGACGCGCGTCGCGCAAGGTACCGACGCGCAGCGCTTGCTCGCTGCGGCGCTCGATCGCGCGGCGCTGGCGTGCGCGGCGCAGCAGCTTGGTATCGGCCAGCAGATGCTCGATCTGGGCGTGCGCTACGCCACCGAGCGCCAGCAGTTTGGAAAACCGATCGGCTCGTTCCAGGCCGTGAAGCACTTGCTGGCTAACGTCGCGGTGCGGATCGAATTCGCGCGGCCGGTCGTCTATCGCGCGGCCTTTTCGGTGGCGCACGAGACCGCCGCCCGTGCGGTCGACGTCTCGCATGCGAAGGTGGCCGCGTCCGAAGCCGCCGTGCTGGCGGCCAAGACGGTGCATCAAGTGCACGGCGCGATGGGCTACACCTGGGAGTGCGATCTGCACATCTGGATGAAGCGCGCCTGGGCGCTCGAGGCCGCGTGGGGTACTAGCGCCTGGCACCGCGCGCGCGTGGCGGCGGCGGTGATCGACGGGCGAGGTCCGGCCGCCACGTTTGGATATTCGGCGCCAGGCGCCTGA
- a CDS encoding OB-fold domain-containing protein yields MIEGIPLPVTDDPIDAPYWEAAGRGELVVQRCAACGKRRFPPRPMCPHCQSFEHDWQRMSGEGRVWSFAVPHPPLLPAFAKVAPYNVIVVELADDSSIRMVGNLVKSADGAINEIDPAAIKIGTPVRLVFQREADDVTLARWVIA; encoded by the coding sequence ATGATTGAAGGCATTCCTCTTCCCGTGACCGACGATCCGATCGACGCACCGTACTGGGAGGCTGCCGGCCGCGGTGAGTTGGTCGTGCAGCGCTGCGCGGCGTGCGGCAAGCGGCGCTTTCCGCCGCGCCCGATGTGTCCGCACTGCCAGTCGTTCGAGCACGACTGGCAGCGGATGTCCGGCGAGGGCCGCGTGTGGTCGTTCGCGGTGCCGCATCCGCCGCTGCTGCCGGCGTTTGCGAAAGTGGCGCCGTACAACGTGATCGTGGTCGAGCTGGCCGACGATTCGTCGATCCGCATGGTCGGTAATCTCGTCAAGTCGGCTGACGGCGCGATCAATGAAATCGATCCGGCGGCGATCAAGATCGGCACGCCGGTGCGGCTTGTCTTTCAGCGTGAGGCCGACGACGTGACTCTGGCGCGGTGGGTGATAGCGTAA
- a CDS encoding nitronate monooxygenase encodes MSSALHTRLCEVLGIRYPIIQTAMGWIATPELTAATCNAGAFGMLAAATLRVEEAEQAITRVKQLTDRPFAVNFLMEQPGASEIVEMIIRHGVKAASYGRAPNAQFIERFKKASVLCIPTVGAARHAQKAVKLGADIIIAQGGEGGGHTGTVPTSILVPQVVDAVEVPVVAAGGFRDGRGLVAALAFGAAGIAMGTRFLLTAESPLPQATAERYFKATVNDIFVTRHVDGLPQRVIMNEFVGRLEASNPVVNFVRALRSGLEYRKLSGASVRELLSAALALRRGDELTRTQTLMAANAPVFIRRAMVEGRPAEGVLPSGVVAGLIDDRPTCAELIERIMREAQQTLAALGN; translated from the coding sequence GTGTCTTCGGCGCTCCACACGCGGCTCTGCGAAGTTCTCGGCATCCGCTACCCGATCATCCAGACGGCGATGGGCTGGATCGCCACGCCCGAGTTGACCGCGGCTACCTGCAACGCCGGAGCGTTCGGCATGCTCGCCGCCGCCACGCTTCGGGTGGAGGAGGCGGAGCAGGCGATCACGCGGGTGAAGCAGCTCACTGACCGGCCGTTCGCGGTGAACTTCTTGATGGAACAGCCGGGCGCCAGCGAGATCGTGGAAATGATCATCCGCCACGGGGTGAAGGCAGCCAGCTACGGCCGTGCGCCCAACGCGCAGTTCATCGAGCGGTTCAAGAAGGCGAGCGTGCTCTGCATTCCGACCGTGGGCGCCGCGCGCCACGCGCAGAAGGCGGTGAAGCTCGGGGCCGACATCATCATCGCGCAAGGCGGCGAAGGTGGCGGCCACACGGGTACGGTGCCGACCTCGATCCTGGTGCCGCAGGTCGTCGATGCGGTTGAGGTGCCGGTGGTAGCCGCCGGCGGTTTCCGCGACGGCCGCGGATTAGTGGCCGCGCTCGCCTTCGGCGCCGCCGGCATCGCCATGGGCACGCGCTTTCTCCTGACGGCCGAGAGCCCGCTGCCGCAGGCTACCGCGGAGCGGTACTTCAAGGCCACGGTCAACGACATCTTCGTGACCCGGCATGTGGACGGTTTGCCACAACGAGTGATCATGAACGAGTTCGTCGGCCGGCTCGAAGCGAGCAACCCGGTGGTCAACTTCGTACGGGCGCTGCGCAGCGGCCTCGAATACCGCAAGCTGAGCGGCGCCTCCGTGCGCGAGTTGCTCAGCGCCGCGCTGGCGCTGCGGCGCGGCGACGAGTTGACGCGGACGCAAACGCTGATGGCCGCGAATGCGCCGGTGTTCATCCGCCGCGCCATGGTCGAGGGAAGGCCGGCGGAGGGCGTGCTGCCCAGCGGCGTGGTCGCCGGCCTCATCGACGACCGGCCGACGTGCGCCGAACTGATCGAGCGCATCATGCGCGAGGCGCAGCAGACACTGGCTGCTTTGGGGAACTAG
- a CDS encoding CoA transferase subunit A — protein MTPSQVIGQLRDGMSIGIGGWGSRRKPMALVREILRSPLKDLTLVSYGGPDVGLLCAAGKVKKVVYGFVSLDSIPLEPHFRAARQNGTIEAVEFDEGMLQWGLYAAALRLPFLPTRAGLGSDVMRINPQLKLVQSPYDDGEELVAMPALTLDVALIHMNRADAQGNGQFLGPDLYFDDLFCMAAKRRFMTCEKIVPTKDLLREGSVHTLRINRMMVDGVIETPGGAHFTECPPDYGRDEAFQKEYAATASDPQAWKAFKARYLDVANEDEYQKAVRNR, from the coding sequence ATGACGCCGAGCCAAGTGATCGGCCAGCTGCGTGACGGCATGTCGATCGGCATCGGCGGCTGGGGCTCCCGCCGCAAGCCGATGGCGCTGGTGCGCGAGATCCTGCGCTCGCCGCTCAAGGACCTTACCCTGGTTTCCTACGGCGGCCCCGACGTCGGGCTGCTGTGTGCCGCGGGCAAGGTTAAGAAGGTCGTCTACGGCTTCGTCTCGCTCGACTCGATCCCCCTCGAACCCCACTTTCGGGCTGCGCGGCAAAACGGCACGATCGAGGCGGTCGAGTTCGACGAGGGCATGTTGCAGTGGGGACTCTACGCCGCGGCGCTGCGCTTGCCGTTTCTGCCAACCCGCGCCGGGCTGGGGTCCGATGTGATGAGGATCAACCCGCAACTCAAGCTGGTGCAGTCGCCGTACGACGACGGCGAGGAGCTGGTGGCGATGCCGGCGCTCACGCTCGACGTCGCGCTGATTCATATGAACCGCGCGGACGCGCAGGGCAACGGCCAGTTCCTCGGCCCCGACCTGTACTTCGACGATCTCTTTTGTATGGCCGCCAAGCGGCGGTTCATGACCTGCGAGAAGATCGTCCCGACGAAAGATCTGCTGCGGGAAGGTTCGGTCCACACGCTCAGAATCAATCGAATGATGGTCGACGGCGTCATCGAAACCCCGGGCGGTGCTCACTTCACCGAATGCCCGCCCGATTACGGCCGCGACGAAGCCTTCCAGAAAGAGTACGCCGCCACGGCGAGCGACCCGCAGGCGTGGAAGGCCTTCAAGGCCCGGTACCTGGACGTTGCCAACGAGGACGAGTACCAGAAGGCGGTCAGGAACCGATGA
- a CDS encoding enoyl-CoA hydratase family protein, giving the protein MSHGLILTLSQGERNLTEESVVYLQSNVNDKGIAEVLLDHPPVNALPSEGWAHLAKTIRSLGEDEKVRVVVLGAAGRGFCGGVDIKELARDGRLIVKVNRGCYDSFAAVYDCPVPVITAVHGFCLGGGIGLVGSSDIIIASDDATFGLPEIDRGAMGAATHLMRMFPVQKVRRMFYTGQPITAAEAYRLGAVESVVKREEVLPAARALAETIAAKSPRAVRLAKWALNGIELMDIKKSYRYEQGFTFELYTSPDSQEAREAFVEKRDAKFKDKGKD; this is encoded by the coding sequence ATGTCTCATGGCCTCATCCTGACCCTCTCTCAGGGAGAGAGGAACCTTACTGAGGAGTCGGTCGTGTACCTGCAAAGCAACGTGAACGACAAGGGCATCGCGGAGGTGTTGCTCGATCATCCGCCGGTGAACGCGCTGCCCAGCGAGGGCTGGGCGCATCTGGCCAAGACGATTCGATCGCTCGGCGAGGACGAGAAGGTGCGAGTGGTCGTGCTCGGCGCCGCCGGTCGCGGCTTCTGCGGCGGCGTGGACATCAAGGAATTGGCGCGTGACGGCCGGCTCATCGTCAAGGTGAACCGCGGTTGCTACGACAGCTTCGCCGCCGTCTACGATTGCCCGGTGCCGGTGATCACCGCCGTGCATGGCTTCTGCCTCGGCGGCGGCATCGGGTTGGTGGGCTCCTCGGACATCATCATCGCATCCGACGATGCGACGTTCGGCTTACCGGAAATCGACCGCGGCGCGATGGGCGCCGCCACGCACCTGATGCGGATGTTTCCGGTACAAAAGGTCAGGCGGATGTTTTACACCGGCCAGCCGATCACCGCCGCGGAAGCGTATCGCCTGGGCGCGGTCGAGTCGGTGGTGAAACGCGAGGAGGTATTGCCGGCCGCGCGCGCGTTAGCCGAAACCATCGCCGCGAAGAGCCCGCGCGCGGTCCGCCTCGCCAAGTGGGCGCTCAATGGCATCGAGCTGATGGATATCAAGAAGAGCTATCGCTACGAGCAGGGCTTCACCTTCGAGCTGTACACCTCGCCGGACTCGCAGGAAGCGCGCGAGGCCTTCGTCGAGAAGCGCGACGCGAAGTTTAAGGACAAGGGGAAGGACTGA
- a CDS encoding acetyl-CoA C-acetyltransferase, with protein MAEAYIIDAVRTPVGRRNGGLSKAHPADLGGHVIKALIDRIGIDPAVVEDVFFGCVDTIGPQAGDIARTCWLTAGLPDEVPGTTIDRQCGSSQQAIHFAAQAVMSGTNDVIVAGGVQNMSLIPISSAMTVAQPMGFPDPFSTSKGWVARYGTQEVSQFRSAEMIAEKWNISRQDMERFALESHRRAIRAIDEGRFQREVVPYDGVTTDEGPRRDTSPEKMATLKTLTEGGRLTAAVSSQISDAAAATLIVSERALKAHKLKPRARIHHISVRGADPVWMLTAPIPATAYALKRSGLSQKDIDLVEINEAFASVVLAWQKETGWDLAKVNVNGGAIALGHPLGATGARLMTTLLNELERTGGRYGLQTMCEGGGQANVTIIERLS; from the coding sequence ATGGCTGAAGCATACATCATCGATGCCGTCCGCACGCCCGTCGGCCGGCGCAATGGCGGGCTGAGCAAGGCGCACCCCGCCGACCTCGGCGGCCACGTCATCAAGGCTTTGATCGATCGCATCGGTATTGACCCGGCTGTGGTCGAGGACGTCTTCTTCGGCTGCGTCGATACCATCGGGCCCCAGGCCGGCGACATTGCCCGCACCTGCTGGCTCACGGCGGGGCTGCCCGACGAAGTGCCGGGCACCACCATCGACCGGCAGTGCGGCTCCTCGCAGCAAGCGATTCACTTCGCCGCACAAGCGGTGATGAGCGGGACCAATGACGTCATTGTCGCCGGCGGCGTGCAGAACATGAGCCTGATTCCGATCTCGTCGGCGATGACCGTGGCGCAGCCAATGGGCTTCCCGGACCCGTTCTCGACCTCGAAGGGCTGGGTGGCGCGCTACGGCACGCAGGAGGTGTCGCAGTTCCGCTCCGCCGAGATGATCGCCGAGAAGTGGAACATCTCGCGCCAGGACATGGAGCGCTTCGCGCTCGAAAGCCACCGCCGGGCGATCCGCGCCATCGACGAAGGCCGCTTCCAGCGCGAAGTCGTACCGTACGACGGCGTCACCACCGACGAGGGGCCGCGCCGAGATACCTCGCCGGAGAAGATGGCGACATTAAAGACGCTGACCGAAGGCGGCCGGCTCACCGCCGCGGTGTCGAGCCAGATTTCCGATGCCGCAGCGGCCACACTGATTGTGTCCGAACGCGCGCTGAAGGCGCACAAACTCAAGCCGCGGGCGCGGATTCATCACATCAGCGTTCGCGGCGCCGATCCGGTGTGGATGCTCACCGCGCCGATTCCGGCGACCGCTTACGCGCTCAAGCGCAGTGGGCTGTCGCAGAAGGACATCGACCTCGTCGAGATTAACGAGGCGTTCGCGTCCGTGGTGCTGGCGTGGCAGAAGGAGACGGGTTGGGATCTCGCGAAGGTGAACGTTAACGGCGGCGCCATCGCGCTCGGTCACCCGCTCGGCGCCACCGGCGCACGCTTGATGACCACGCTGCTGAACGAGCTCGAACGCACCGGCGGCCGCTACGGCTTGCAGACCATGTGCGAAGGCGGCGGCCAGGCCAACGTGACGATCATCGAACGGCTGAGCTAG
- a CDS encoding lipid-transfer protein: MAKDVAILGVGMHPWGKWGKNFVEYGIKACQDALKDAGVAWKDIQFISGADTVRCGYPGYVAGATFAQALGWSGARVASSYAACASGATAMNTARAQILAGFCDVALVVGADTTPKGFLAPTAGERRDDPDWLRFRLLGATNPTYFAFYARRRMDLYGATDRDFAKVKVKNSKHGLHNPNARYRKEVTEDEVLASPMVSDPLRLLEICATSDGGAAVVLSSMEYARKRTTKPITIAAISTVTPKYPNTIIEMPNFATDSAAVASAPEVAFRDSIAGAAYEEAGVGPEDVSLAEVYDLSSALELDWYENIGLCTPGDAERLLNDGATTLGGRVPVNPSGGLSCFGEAVPAQAIAQVCELVWQLRGQANGRQVQNAKVGITVNQGLFGHGSSVIVRR; encoded by the coding sequence ATGGCAAAGGACGTCGCAATCCTCGGTGTCGGCATGCACCCGTGGGGCAAGTGGGGCAAGAACTTCGTCGAGTACGGGATCAAGGCGTGTCAGGACGCTCTCAAGGACGCGGGTGTTGCGTGGAAGGACATCCAGTTTATCTCGGGCGCCGACACCGTGCGCTGCGGTTATCCCGGCTACGTCGCCGGCGCCACCTTCGCGCAGGCGCTCGGTTGGTCGGGAGCGCGGGTGGCCAGCTCGTATGCCGCGTGTGCCTCGGGTGCGACGGCGATGAACACGGCGCGCGCCCAGATTCTGGCCGGCTTCTGTGATGTCGCGCTGGTCGTCGGTGCCGATACGACGCCAAAGGGATTCCTCGCGCCGACGGCGGGCGAACGCCGCGACGATCCGGATTGGCTACGCTTCCGGCTGCTCGGCGCCACCAACCCCACGTACTTCGCCTTCTATGCGCGCCGGCGCATGGACCTGTATGGCGCCACTGACCGTGACTTCGCGAAGGTGAAGGTGAAGAACAGCAAGCATGGTTTGCACAACCCCAACGCGCGCTACCGCAAGGAGGTCACCGAAGACGAGGTGCTCGCCTCGCCGATGGTGTCCGATCCGTTGCGGTTGCTGGAGATTTGCGCCACCAGCGACGGCGGTGCCGCCGTGGTGCTGTCGAGCATGGAGTACGCGCGCAAGCGGACGACCAAGCCGATCACGATCGCGGCCATCTCGACGGTGACGCCGAAGTATCCCAACACGATCATCGAAATGCCGAACTTCGCCACCGACTCCGCCGCTGTTGCCAGCGCGCCCGAGGTGGCGTTCCGCGACTCGATCGCGGGCGCGGCGTACGAAGAAGCCGGAGTGGGCCCGGAAGACGTGAGCCTGGCCGAGGTCTACGACCTGTCGTCGGCCCTCGAACTCGATTGGTACGAGAACATCGGGCTGTGCACGCCGGGTGACGCAGAGCGGCTGCTCAACGACGGCGCGACGACACTCGGCGGACGCGTCCCGGTGAATCCTAGCGGTGGCTTGTCGTGTTTCGGCGAAGCCGTGCCGGCGCAGGCGATCGCCCAAGTGTGCGAGCTGGTCTGGCAGCTGCGCGGCCAAGCCAACGGCCGCCAAGTGCAGAACGCGAAGGTCGGCATCACCGTCAACCAGGGCCTGTTCGGTCACGGCTCGTCGGTGATTGTGAGAAGATGA
- a CDS encoding CoA-transferase has product MSDVTRAEYCAVAIAETFRGDGEMLVSPIGNLPAIGARLAKLTFEPDLLLTDSVACLLANVLPLGGAAGPAPIVEGWMPYRLVFDVVWSGRRHVMMGATQIDRFGNQNIACIGPFERPKAQLLGMRGAPGNTINHPTSYWVPNHSPKSFVAKVDVVSGIGYDRAAALGKTASRFHEIRRVVSNLGVFDFNTPSHTMRLASIHPGVSIDDVVKNTGFELAIPDKVPETRAPTADELRLIREVIDPKGFGYQEVKG; this is encoded by the coding sequence ATGAGCGACGTGACCAGAGCGGAGTACTGTGCGGTGGCCATCGCCGAGACCTTTCGCGGCGATGGCGAGATGTTGGTCAGCCCGATCGGCAACCTGCCGGCCATCGGCGCGCGGCTCGCCAAGCTGACCTTCGAGCCCGATCTGTTGCTCACCGACAGTGTTGCCTGTCTGCTCGCCAACGTGCTGCCGCTTGGCGGCGCCGCCGGCCCGGCGCCGATCGTTGAGGGCTGGATGCCGTACCGGCTGGTGTTCGACGTGGTGTGGTCGGGCCGGCGCCACGTGATGATGGGTGCTACGCAGATCGACCGCTTTGGAAACCAGAACATCGCCTGCATCGGCCCGTTCGAAAGACCCAAGGCGCAGCTGCTCGGCATGCGCGGGGCGCCGGGGAACACCATCAATCACCCGACCAGTTACTGGGTTCCGAATCACAGCCCGAAGTCGTTCGTCGCCAAGGTCGACGTGGTTTCCGGCATCGGCTACGATCGTGCCGCCGCGCTGGGCAAGACGGCATCGCGCTTTCACGAGATTCGCCGCGTCGTCTCCAACCTCGGCGTCTTCGACTTCAACACGCCGAGCCACACCATGCGCCTGGCGTCGATTCATCCCGGCGTCAGCATCGACGATGTGGTGAAGAACACCGGCTTCGAGTTGGCGATTCCCGACAAGGTGCCGGAAACGCGGGCGCCGACAGCCGATGAACTGCGCCTGATCCGCGAAGTGATCGACCCGAAGGGTTTTGGATATCAGGAAGTGAAAGGATGA
- a CDS encoding Zn-ribbon domain-containing OB-fold protein has translation MGKTQVPAIEGWFTTEAQARLLGSRCKKCRSYFFPKEALFCRNPGCAGTEFEEVPLSRTGKVWSFTTNHYQPPAPYVSPDPFVPYTVAAVELAQEQMVVLGQVAAGVDPKSLRVGMNVELVLETLYQDDKAEYLVWKWKPVNG, from the coding sequence ATGGGCAAGACACAGGTTCCCGCGATCGAAGGGTGGTTCACAACGGAGGCGCAGGCGCGCCTCCTCGGCAGCCGCTGCAAGAAGTGCCGGAGTTACTTCTTTCCGAAGGAGGCGCTCTTCTGCCGCAACCCGGGCTGCGCCGGCACCGAGTTCGAAGAAGTCCCGCTCAGCCGCACCGGGAAGGTCTGGTCGTTCACGACCAACCACTACCAACCGCCCGCGCCCTACGTGTCGCCCGACCCGTTCGTGCCGTACACGGTGGCGGCCGTGGAGTTGGCGCAAGAACAGATGGTGGTCCTCGGTCAGGTGGCGGCCGGCGTCGATCCGAAATCACTGCGAGTGGGCATGAATGTAGAACTGGTGCTGGAAACGCTCTATCAAGACGACAAGGCCGAGTACTTGGTGTGGAAGTGGAAGCCGGTGAATGGCTGA